GCGGCGGTCAGCGCCGCGGTGGTGTGGGCGCGCTCGGGAGTCGGCCGCGGGCCGCTGGCCCCGCTCGTCCGGCGCGCCGTCGAGCCGGTCTGCCGGGGCTACGCCACCGCCCTCGCGAACGGATAGAATGGACGGCACAGACTGCGACCCGGCCATCACCGGCGAGTCTTCGGAAGAACGGCGCGGCCCCGGCGGCGCCCAGTAGAACCGAACGGGTACGGCCCGTCACAGCCGACGACGAGAGGTCCCGTCCGCCACCGCAGGCGCCCGGGGCAAGCGGGGTGGTACCGCGACGGGCGTGCGAGCGTCCGGCGTCCTCGTGCAGCACATCCATCTGCCAGGAGAGAGATGCCGTACCCCAAGTCGGTCCCGTCACCCGAGGAACAGAGCGGGCAGCAGAATGCCGCCGAGGTCACGCCGAGCCCGTCGTTCCCCACGATCGAGGAGGGCGTGCTCGCTTTCTGGGAGCAGGACGGCACCTTCCGCGCCTCCATCGACAACCGCGCCGACGCCGAGGAGTGGGTGTTCTACGACGGCCCGCCCTTCGCGAACGGCCTGCCGCACTACGGCCACCTGCTGACCGGGTACGCGAAGGACGTCTTCCCGCGCTTCCAGACGATGCGGGGCAAGAAGGTGGAGCGCCGGTTCGGCTGGGACACCCACGGCCTGCCCGCCGAGCTCGAGGCCGAGCGGCAGCTGGGCATCACCGACAAGAGCCAGATCGAGGAGATGGGCCTCGCCGCCTTCAACCAGGCCGCGAAGGACTCCGTGCTCAAGTACACCCGCGAGTGGCGCGAGTACGTGACCCGCCAGGCGCGCTGGGTCGACTTCGACAACGACTACAAGACGCTAGACGTCACCTACATGGAGTCGGTGCTCTGGGCCTTCAAGCAGCTCCACGAGAAGGGGCTGGCGTACGAGGGCCACCGCGTGCTGCCGTACTGCTGGCGCGACCAGACGCCGTTGTCCAACCACGAGCTGCGGATGGATGACGACGTCTACAAGATGCGTCAGGACCAGACGGTCACGGTGACCTTCCCGCTCGTGGGCGAGAAGGCGGAGGCGCTCGACCTGACCGGCGTGCGCGCGCTCGCGTGGACGACGACGCCGTGGACCCTCCCGACGAACCTCGCGCTCGCGGTCGGACCCGACATCGAGTACGCCGTCGTGCCGTCGGGTCCGAACGGGGCCGCGGACACGCAGGGCGCGCCGGAGGTGCCGGTCCTGAGTGGCGAGTACCTGCTCGCGACCTCCCTCGTCGGCAACTACGCCAAGGACCTCGGCTACGACTCCGCCGCCGACGCCTTGGCCGCCGTGACGCGCACGTACCGCGGCGCCGACCTCGCCGACGTCGAGTACGACCGGCTGTGGGACTACTACGCCGACACCGAGAAGTGGGGCACGCAGAACGCGTGGCGCATCCTCGTCGACGACTACGTCACCGTCGAGGACGGCACCGGCATCGTCCACCAGGCCCCCGCCTACGGCGAGGACGACCAGCGCGTCACCGAGGCGGCCGGCATCCCGGTCATCATCTCGGTCGACGACGGCGCTCGGTTCCTCCCCGACGTGGAGGACGTGGCCGGGCTCCAGGTGTTCGAGGCGAACAAGCCGCTCATCCGGCTGCTCAAGGAGCAGGGCCGGCTGCTGCGCCAGGCGAGCTACGAGCACTCGTACCCGCACTGCTGGCGCTGCCGCAACCCGCTGATCTACAAGGCGGTGTCGAGCTGGTTCGTGCGCGTCACCGACTTCCGCGACCGGATGGGCGAGCTCAACCAGCAGATCAACTGGGTGCCAGAGAACGTCAAGGACGGCCAGTTCGGCAAGTGGCTGGCCGGCGCCCGCGACTGGTCCGTGTCGCGCAACCGGTACTTCGGCTCGCCGATCCCGGTGTGGAAGAGCGACGACCCCGCCTACCCGCGCGTCGACGTGTACGGCTCGCTGGAGGAGCTGGAGCGCGACTTCGGCCGGCTGCCGCTGAACGCGGCGGGCGAGCCGGACCTCCACCGCCCCTTCATCGACGAGCTGACCCGGCCGAACCCCGACGACCCGACCGGCCGTGCGACCATGCGCCGCATCCCGGACGTGCTCGACGTGTGGTTCGACTCGGGCTCGATGCCGTTCGCCCAGGTGCACTACCCGTTCGAGAACCACGACTGGTTCGACAGCCACAACCCGGCCGACTTCATCGTCGAGTACATCGGGCAGACGCGCGGCTGGTTCTACCTGCTGCACACGCTCGCGACGGCGCTGTTCGACCGGCCCGCGTTCAAGAACGTGATCAGCCACGGCATCGTGCTCGGCAGCGACGGGCAGAAGATGTCGAAGTCGCTGCGCAACTACCCGGACGTCAACGAGGTCTTCGACCGCGACGGCTCCGACGCCATGCGCTGGTTCCTCATGTCGAGCCCGGTGCTGCGCGGCGGCAACCTCGTCGTCACCGAGGAGGGCATCCGCGAGGGCGTCCGCCAGGTGCTGCTGCCGCTGTGGAGCACGTGGTACTTCTTCTCGCTGTACGCCAACGCCACCGGGTACGAGGCGAAGCGCTCGCTGACGTCCACCGACGTGCTCGACCGCTACCTCCTCGCCAAGACCCGCGACCTCGTGGAGGCCGTGACGGCCGACCTGGACGGGCTCGACTCCACCCTGGCCGCGGCCAAGCTGCGCGACTTCGCCGACGTGCTCACCAACTGGTACGTGCGTCGTTCGCGCGACCGGTTCTGGGAGGGCGTGTCGGAGGGCGACAGCAGGAGCACGGAGGCGTTCGACACGCTGTACACGGTCCTCGAGACCGTCACCCGCGTCGCCGCGCCGCTCCTGCCGCTCGTCAGCGAGCAGATCTGGAAGGGCCTCACCGGCGGTCGCAGCGTCCACCTGACCGACTGGCCCGAGGCGGCCGAGTTCCCGGCCGACCCGGCGCTGATCGACGCGATGGACCGCATCCGCGCCATCAGTTCGACCGCGCTGTCGCTGCGCAAGCAGGCCGGCCTGCGCGTGCGCCTCCCGCTCGCCTCGTTGACCGTGGTCGCGCACGACGCGGCCGCGCTGCAGCCCTTCGAGGGGATCCTCCGCGACGAGCTCAACGTGAAGGCGGTCAGCCTGGTCGAGCTGCAGGAGGACAGCGCCGCGCAGTACGGCATCACCTCCAAGCTGACGGTGAACGCCCGCGCGGCGGGTCCGCGCCTCGGCAAGCAGGTGCAGCAGGTCATCAAGGCCGCGCGCGATGGCGACTGGAGCGAGGCCGACGGCGTCGTGACCGTCGGCGGCATCGAGCTGGTGGCGGGGGAGTACGACCTCGTGCTCGAGACCGCGCAGGCCGACGGCGACGCCACGACCGCGCTGGCGCTCCTCCCGGGCGGCGGCTTCGTGCTGCTCGACACCGTGACGACGCCGGAGCTGGAGGCCGAGGGCCTGGCGCGCGACATCATCCGCGCCGTGCAGGACACCCGCAAGGCCGCCGGGCTCGACGTGAGCGACCGCATCGAGCTCTCACTCAGCTTCGAGAGCCCGGAGGACGGGGCCGCGGTCGAGGCGGCGGCGGCGGCCGTCGACATCGCGGCGGAGACGCTGGCCGGGCTGGTCGGCATCGCCGCGGGCGGCGTGGTGGAGACAGGCGCCGACGGCGAGTTCCGCAAGGAGTTCGCCGCCGGTCAGTTCGCGAACGCGGGCGCGTTCACGGTCGGCGTGGCGAAGGCGGAGGTGACGGTGCGATGAGCGACGAGTTCGACGACGACGTCCGCGAGCAGGCGGAGGCGGTCTACCAGGCGCTGCTCGCCCGGGTCGGCGAGGGGGCGCCCGAGCGGCGGCTCGACGCGACCCGGCGCGCGGTGGAGCTCCTGGGCGACCCGCAGCGCGCCTACCCGATCGTGCACATCACCGGGACCAACGGCAAGACCTCCACGAGCCGGATCACCGAGAGCCTGCTGCGCGCCTACGGCCTGCGCACCGGACTGCTGACCAGCCCGCACCTCGTGCGCTTCAACGAGCGCATCGTGATCGACGGCGAGCCGATCAGCGACGAGGACCTCGTGCGCAACTGGGAGGACGTCGCCCCATACCTCGAGATGACCGACGCCGAGCTGATCGAGGCGGGCAAGCCTCCGCTCACCTTCTTCGAGGCGCTCACCGCGCTCGCATACGCGGTGTTCGCGGACACACCCGTCGACGTCGCCGTCGTCGAGGTCGGCATGGGCGGCGAGTGGGACTCCACGAACGTCGGCGACGGGCAGGTCGCGGTACTCACCCCGATCTCGCTCGACCACACGAAGGCACTCGGCGACACGGTCGCCGAGATCGCGCGCACCAAGTCGGGCATCATCAAGCCGTCGGCCGACGTCGTCACCGCCGTGCAGCCTCCCGAGGCCCTCGATGCGATCCGGGAGGCCGTGGCGCTCAGCGAGGCCTCGCTCGCCGCCCAGCCGCGCGACTTCGACGTGGCCGCCACCCGCGTGGCGGTCGGCGGGCAGCTCGTCACCGTGCGCGGCCGTGCGGCGACCTACGAAGACGTCTTCCTGCCGCTGTACGGCGACCACCAGGCGCAGAACGCCGCGGTCGCCGTCGCCGCGGTCGAGACCTTCCTCGGGCGCGGGACGCAGCCGCTCAAGACGGACCTCGTCGAGGAGGGCTTCGCCACGGCGACCTCGCCCGGCCGGCTCCAGCTGATCGGCATCGAGCCCACGGTGCTCGTGGACGCCGCGCACAACCCGGCAGGCGCCGAGACGCTCGCCCAGGCGATGCGGAGCTACTTCGACTTCGACGAGCTGACCTTCGTCATCGGCATCCTGCAGGACAAGGACGCACGCGGCGTCGTCCGCGCCCTCGCGCCGGTAGCGACCCAGTTCTTCGTGACCGAGCCCGCCTCCGAGCGCGCGCTGCCCGCCGACGACCTCGGCGAGCTGCTGCGGGAGGAGGTCGGCGACGAGGCGACGATCGTCTACGGCGACACCATCGACGCCCTCGAGGCGGCGCGCGAGTGGGCGGCCGAGGAGCCGCGACGTGCTGTCGTCGTCACCGGCTCCATCGTTCTCGTCGGCAGCGCCATGGCGTACGCCGAGGAGCAGGGCTGGAAGCAGGCCGCGCAGTGACCGACGCTCCCGACGCCGGCGCGCCGGCTCCGGCGCCGCGCCCGCGTCGCGCCCGCGGGCTCCGCGAGCTGCTCGGCTCGATCGTGCTCGGCTTCGAGCTGATCGTGGTCTTCCTCGGCGCGCTCGTGCTGTTCGGCCTGAAGGCGCTGCCGCCGGCGGTCGCGCTCGGCGGGGGAGCGGCGCTCGTGCTGCTCATGATCGTCGCGATCGGCACGCTGCGCTGGCCGGTGGGCGTCGTCCTCGGCTGGCTCGTCCAGCTCACCGTGGTGGCCGCCGGATTCCTGGTGCCCGCCTTCTTCATCGTCGGCGCGATCTTCACCGCCATGTGGACGTACTGCATGATCGCCGCCGCACGCATCGACCGCAACAAACCGGCCGCCCCGGCCGAGAACGGAACGGAGAACCCATGACCGACGTCGAAGAGACCCTCGTCCTCGTCAAGCCCGACGGAGTCGCCCGCAGCCTCACGGGCGAGATCCTGCGCCGCATCGAGGCGAAGGGCTACTCCCTCGTCGACATCCGGATGCTGCAGGCCGACCGCACGCTGCTCGCCCAGCACTACGCCGAGCACGAGGGCAAGCCGTTCTACGAGCCGCTGGTCGAGTTCATGGAGTCGGGCCCGATCGTCGCCCTCCGCGTCGCGGGCAACCGCGTCATCGAGGGCTTCCGCTCGCTGGCCGGCACGACCGACCCGACGACCGCTGCGCCCGGCACGATCCGCGGCGACCTCGCCCGCGACTGGGGCCTGAAGGTGCAGCAGAACCTGGTGCACGGCTCCGACTCGCCCGAGTCGGCGCAGCGCGAGCTGGCCCTCTGGTTCGGCTGAGCGCCTCCCCGCAACGCACGACGCCCCCCACGGATTGCCGTGGGGGGCGTCGTCCGTTAAGGGTGGATCAGATGAACGCTCGGTGGATCCAGTCGAGCTGGATCTGCGCCAGCACGGCCACGATGGCGTAGCTGACGATGGTGATCAGCGGCACCCAGCCGTAGAGCGTCGCGAACAGCTTCCGCGCCCGCTCGCCGACCGGGATGTGCCCCTCTTTGAGGTTGTAGAGCGTCACGGCCCAGAAGGTCGGGATCGTGACCGCCCAGGTGACCATGCACCACGGGCACAGCACGTTGAGGACCGTGATCGACTGCGTGATCAGGAAGATCACGAGCGCCAGCGCGAGCACCACGCCGAGGTTGAGCAGCAGCCAGTACCAGCGCGCGAAGCGGCCGGCGGCGAACAGCCCGACACCGGCCGCGATCGTCGCCGTCCAGCCGCCGATGCCCAGCAGCGGGTTCGGGAAGCCGAGCAGCGAGCCCTGCCACGAGTTGAGGTTCTTGCTGCATCCGACCAGCACGCTGAAGTTGCAGGAGAGCTGGGCTCCCGGGTCCTCCAGCAGGTGGAACTTGTCGACGGTGAGCATGAACGCGGCCCACAGGCCGATGGCTCCGGCGACGATGAGAAGGATGGCAAGGGCGGTCGGGCGGCGGTATGGCACCGCATCGAGACGGTCTGACACCCTCGGATTATGGCATGCGCCACGCGGGCCGGACTGGGAGCGCCCAGTGGTCGCGCCCGCTCGTGCGATAATCGTCTGCAGAGTCGTCCGGCACCGCCGGTCGACGCCGACAGAAGGCTTGACGGCGCCACGCGCCGAGGAAGACCGGTCGAAGAGACCGGCACAGACAATGAGCCGGATGCCCGCCGCGCCACCAGCCGGCAGCGTCCGCGAAGGATTACGGAGGGGCCGAGCGCCTCTCCGACGGAGAGTACCCGGTGTGCGGGGGCCCGCCCACCGGTCGAGGAGTGCACCAGCGATGGTGGAGAACGAGAACAGCGACAACACGAACAGCAACGGGACCGACGCGGGGGGACGCAAGCGCAAGGGGCTCTTCGGAGCCCGTCGCGCGGTGAAGCGGACCTTCGAGCCGGTGGAGCGGGCGCAGGCGCCCGGCGGAGCCGACCCAACCGAGGTCGAGGACGTCGAGGCCGTCGAGGTCGCGGTGGAGCAGACCGCGGTCGAGGAGGCCGCCAGCGTGCCGGACGCGGAGCAGACCGCTCCGGCCGGCGACGCGCATGCTCCCGTCGACGCGGGCGGCCAGCACCTGCCGCCGGCGCTGCCCGAGCAGCACGGCCGTCACGCCGCGCCGGCGTCGGCGAGCGTCCCCGGCCTCCCGCCGACGACGCTGCTGTTCCAGGCGCCCGACCTGCCGGAGCTCCCTCCGGCGCCCCCCGCCGACGAGGAGCCCGCCGGCAGCGTCCGCCGCCGCTCCCGCCGCCGCGCAGGCGAGTCCGGCCGCGACGGCGCGGGCGACCCCGCCAACACCGTCGTCAAGGTGCGCACGCCGCGCGAGCCCGAGCTGATCACCGAGCCGCAGAAGGTCAAGGGCTCCACCCGGCTCGAGGCCAAGAAGCAGCGCCGCCGCGACGGCCGCGACGCCGGCCGGCGCCGCCCGGTCATCACGGAGGCCGAGTTCCTCGCCCGCCGCGAGTCCGTCGATCGTCAGATGATCGTCCGCTCCAAGGGCGGCCGCATCCAGATCGGCGTGCTCGAGGACAAGGTGCTCGTGGAGCACTATGTCGCCCGCTCGCAGGAGGCGTCGCTGATCGGCAACGTCTACCTGGGCCGCGTGCAGAACGTCCTTCCCAGCATGGAGGCCGCCTTCGTCGACATCGGCCGCGGCCGCAACGCCGTGCTGTACTCGGGCGAGGTCGACTGGGACGCCGTCGAGACCGGCAACCAGCCGCGCCGCATCGAGCTGGCGCTGAAGGCCGGCGACCGCGTGCTCGTCCAGGTCACCAAGGACCCGGTCGGCCACAAGGGCGCGCGCCTCACCAGCCAGATCTCGCTTCCCGGCCGCTACCTCGTCTACGTGCCGAACGGCTCCATGAACGGCATCAGCCGCAAGCTGCCCGACACCGAGCGCTCGCGCCTCAAGAAGATCCTCAAGGAGGTGCTGCCCGAGAGCGCGGGCGTGATCGTGCGCACCGCCGCCGAGGGCGCCACCGAGGACCAGCTGACCCTCGACGTCAACCGCCTCACGGCCCAGTGGGCCGACATCAGCAAGCAGGTCGAGACCGTCCAGGCGCCTGCGCTGCTGCACAGCGAGCCGGACCTGCTGATCAAGATCATCCGCGACGTCTTCAACGAGGACTTCCAGAAGCTCGTGATCCAGGGCGACGACGCGCGCCAGACGATCGAGAGCTAC
The sequence above is a segment of the Leifsonia williamsii genome. Coding sequences within it:
- the ndk gene encoding nucleoside-diphosphate kinase; protein product: MTDVEETLVLVKPDGVARSLTGEILRRIEAKGYSLVDIRMLQADRTLLAQHYAEHEGKPFYEPLVEFMESGPIVALRVAGNRVIEGFRSLAGTTDPTTAAPGTIRGDLARDWGLKVQQNLVHGSDSPESAQRELALWFG
- a CDS encoding vitamin K epoxide reductase family protein: MSDRLDAVPYRRPTALAILLIVAGAIGLWAAFMLTVDKFHLLEDPGAQLSCNFSVLVGCSKNLNSWQGSLLGFPNPLLGIGGWTATIAAGVGLFAAGRFARWYWLLLNLGVVLALALVIFLITQSITVLNVLCPWCMVTWAVTIPTFWAVTLYNLKEGHIPVGERARKLFATLYGWVPLITIVSYAIVAVLAQIQLDWIHRAFI
- the ileS gene encoding isoleucine--tRNA ligase; protein product: MPYPKSVPSPEEQSGQQNAAEVTPSPSFPTIEEGVLAFWEQDGTFRASIDNRADAEEWVFYDGPPFANGLPHYGHLLTGYAKDVFPRFQTMRGKKVERRFGWDTHGLPAELEAERQLGITDKSQIEEMGLAAFNQAAKDSVLKYTREWREYVTRQARWVDFDNDYKTLDVTYMESVLWAFKQLHEKGLAYEGHRVLPYCWRDQTPLSNHELRMDDDVYKMRQDQTVTVTFPLVGEKAEALDLTGVRALAWTTTPWTLPTNLALAVGPDIEYAVVPSGPNGAADTQGAPEVPVLSGEYLLATSLVGNYAKDLGYDSAADALAAVTRTYRGADLADVEYDRLWDYYADTEKWGTQNAWRILVDDYVTVEDGTGIVHQAPAYGEDDQRVTEAAGIPVIISVDDGARFLPDVEDVAGLQVFEANKPLIRLLKEQGRLLRQASYEHSYPHCWRCRNPLIYKAVSSWFVRVTDFRDRMGELNQQINWVPENVKDGQFGKWLAGARDWSVSRNRYFGSPIPVWKSDDPAYPRVDVYGSLEELERDFGRLPLNAAGEPDLHRPFIDELTRPNPDDPTGRATMRRIPDVLDVWFDSGSMPFAQVHYPFENHDWFDSHNPADFIVEYIGQTRGWFYLLHTLATALFDRPAFKNVISHGIVLGSDGQKMSKSLRNYPDVNEVFDRDGSDAMRWFLMSSPVLRGGNLVVTEEGIREGVRQVLLPLWSTWYFFSLYANATGYEAKRSLTSTDVLDRYLLAKTRDLVEAVTADLDGLDSTLAAAKLRDFADVLTNWYVRRSRDRFWEGVSEGDSRSTEAFDTLYTVLETVTRVAAPLLPLVSEQIWKGLTGGRSVHLTDWPEAAEFPADPALIDAMDRIRAISSTALSLRKQAGLRVRLPLASLTVVAHDAAALQPFEGILRDELNVKAVSLVELQEDSAAQYGITSKLTVNARAAGPRLGKQVQQVIKAARDGDWSEADGVVTVGGIELVAGEYDLVLETAQADGDATTALALLPGGGFVLLDTVTTPELEAEGLARDIIRAVQDTRKAAGLDVSDRIELSLSFESPEDGAAVEAAAAAVDIAAETLAGLVGIAAGGVVETGADGEFRKEFAAGQFANAGAFTVGVAKAEVTVR
- a CDS encoding DUF4233 domain-containing protein — protein: MTDAPDAGAPAPAPRPRRARGLRELLGSIVLGFELIVVFLGALVLFGLKALPPAVALGGGAALVLLMIVAIGTLRWPVGVVLGWLVQLTVVAAGFLVPAFFIVGAIFTAMWTYCMIAAARIDRNKPAAPAENGTENP
- a CDS encoding Rne/Rng family ribonuclease, which produces MVENENSDNTNSNGTDAGGRKRKGLFGARRAVKRTFEPVERAQAPGGADPTEVEDVEAVEVAVEQTAVEEAASVPDAEQTAPAGDAHAPVDAGGQHLPPALPEQHGRHAAPASASVPGLPPTTLLFQAPDLPELPPAPPADEEPAGSVRRRSRRRAGESGRDGAGDPANTVVKVRTPREPELITEPQKVKGSTRLEAKKQRRRDGRDAGRRRPVITEAEFLARRESVDRQMIVRSKGGRIQIGVLEDKVLVEHYVARSQEASLIGNVYLGRVQNVLPSMEAAFVDIGRGRNAVLYSGEVDWDAVETGNQPRRIELALKAGDRVLVQVTKDPVGHKGARLTSQISLPGRYLVYVPNGSMNGISRKLPDTERSRLKKILKEVLPESAGVIVRTAAEGATEDQLTLDVNRLTAQWADISKQVETVQAPALLHSEPDLLIKIIRDVFNEDFQKLVIQGDDARQTIESYLRSVAPDLLDRVEAYEGERDAFDEYRITEQIEKALERKVWLPSGGSLVIDRTEAMTVVDVNTGKFVGSGGNLEETVTKNNLEAAEEIVRQLRLRDIGGIIVVDFIDMVLESNRDLVLRRLIECLSRDRTKHQVAEVTSLGLVQMTRKKLGLGLLETFSEACEVCAGRGVIVHHDPVVKHRQPQAPQNERRRGRGASSNGSGTGNGNAGNGHANGQAAHSTTGTHAITDDAKNALAQIAASTIHAHAEHAEEAAPAAAVEPPAEAPAKKRRRKGKGGQTAEQQPPAAQEEQATEVTELVEVEVEVDVEEVAVFAEASETPAEPVLPVIDLPEPAPVVAAARPSAEETELLLDSVLDALPQPKAPGQGRSRSRRASTTVIAGGELAPKSE
- a CDS encoding bifunctional folylpolyglutamate synthase/dihydrofolate synthase, with translation MSDEFDDDVREQAEAVYQALLARVGEGAPERRLDATRRAVELLGDPQRAYPIVHITGTNGKTSTSRITESLLRAYGLRTGLLTSPHLVRFNERIVIDGEPISDEDLVRNWEDVAPYLEMTDAELIEAGKPPLTFFEALTALAYAVFADTPVDVAVVEVGMGGEWDSTNVGDGQVAVLTPISLDHTKALGDTVAEIARTKSGIIKPSADVVTAVQPPEALDAIREAVALSEASLAAQPRDFDVAATRVAVGGQLVTVRGRAATYEDVFLPLYGDHQAQNAAVAVAAVETFLGRGTQPLKTDLVEEGFATATSPGRLQLIGIEPTVLVDAAHNPAGAETLAQAMRSYFDFDELTFVIGILQDKDARGVVRALAPVATQFFVTEPASERALPADDLGELLREEVGDEATIVYGDTIDALEAAREWAAEEPRRAVVVTGSIVLVGSAMAYAEEQGWKQAAQ